From a region of the Streptomyces venezuelae genome:
- the pstS gene encoding phosphate ABC transporter substrate-binding protein PstS, whose product MKLQRKNMLRASALGALVVSGALVLTACGSDDNTKTADGSAKPSAAAAGDIKCDDAKGKLLASGSSAQKNAIELWIKNYMAACSGVEVNYKSSSSGEGIVAFNQGTVGFAGSDSALKPEQVEESKKICTGGQGIDLPMVGGPVALGFNVAGVDKLNLDAATIANIFNDKIKKWDDEAIKKLNPGVTLPSTAIQAFHRSDDSGTTENVTKYLKAAAPDAWPHEPAKKWAAPGGQAASGSAGVAAQVKQVDGAIGYFELSFASAQGIKTVDLNTGAAAPVPATGENASKAIAAAKIAGTGSDLALKLDYTTKAEGAYPLVLVTYEVVCDKGNKAETLPTVKSFLNYAASDAGQKVLLENGYAPIPAEINTKVREVINTLG is encoded by the coding sequence GTGAAGCTTCAGCGCAAGAACATGCTTCGTGCCTCCGCCCTCGGGGCGCTTGTCGTGTCCGGCGCCCTGGTCCTCACGGCGTGCGGCTCGGACGACAACACCAAGACCGCCGACGGTTCGGCGAAGCCCTCCGCGGCCGCCGCGGGCGACATCAAGTGCGACGACGCCAAGGGCAAGCTCCTGGCCTCCGGCTCCTCCGCGCAGAAGAACGCGATCGAGCTGTGGATCAAGAACTACATGGCCGCCTGCTCCGGCGTCGAGGTGAACTACAAGTCCTCCTCCTCCGGTGAGGGCATCGTCGCCTTCAACCAGGGCACGGTCGGTTTCGCCGGCTCCGACTCCGCGCTGAAGCCGGAGCAGGTCGAGGAGTCGAAGAAGATCTGCACCGGTGGCCAGGGCATCGACCTCCCGATGGTCGGCGGCCCCGTCGCCCTCGGCTTCAACGTCGCCGGCGTGGACAAGCTGAACCTCGACGCCGCCACGATCGCCAACATCTTCAACGACAAGATCAAGAAGTGGGACGACGAGGCGATCAAGAAGCTGAACCCCGGCGTCACGCTTCCCTCCACCGCCATCCAGGCCTTCCACCGCTCCGACGACTCGGGCACCACCGAGAACGTCACCAAGTACCTCAAGGCCGCCGCGCCCGACGCCTGGCCGCACGAGCCCGCGAAGAAGTGGGCCGCCCCGGGCGGCCAGGCCGCCTCCGGCTCCGCCGGTGTCGCCGCGCAGGTCAAGCAGGTCGACGGCGCGATCGGCTACTTCGAGCTTTCGTTCGCCAGCGCGCAGGGCATCAAGACGGTGGACCTGAACACGGGCGCCGCCGCCCCGGTCCCGGCCACCGGTGAGAACGCCTCCAAGGCCATCGCCGCCGCCAAGATCGCCGGCACCGGCTCCGACCTGGCCCTCAAGCTCGACTACACCACCAAGGCCGAGGGCGCCTACCCGCTCGTCCTGGTGACCTACGAGGTCGTCTGCGACAAGGGCAACAAGGCCGAGACGCTCCCGACCGTTAAGTCCTTCCTGAACTACGCCGCTTCGGACGCGGGCCAGAAGGTCCTCCTCGAGAACGGCTACGCGCCGATCCCGGCCGAGATCAACACCAAGGTCCGCGAGGTCATCAACACCCTCGGCTAG
- the pstC gene encoding phosphate ABC transporter permease subunit PstC — MASTTPTQIDTAPPVTRSGGSSTGRAGDKIFAGLSKGSGILLLVIMASIAVFLTYRASIALSKNEGNFLTTFDWNASANPPVFGIAVLLFGTVVSSIIAMAIAVPIAVGIALFISHYAPRKLAAPLAYVVDLLAAVPSIIYGIWGALFLVPQLNGLNLWLDEYLGWTYVFDKTQVGVARSLFTVGILLAIMILPIVTSVSREVFLQVPRMNEEAALALGATRWEVIRMSVLPFGRSGVISASMLGLGRALGETMAVATVLSPSFLISGHLLNPGGGTFAQNIAAKFDEANEFGRDALIASGLVLFLLTLLVNGAARLIIARRKDFSGANA, encoded by the coding sequence ATGGCTTCCACCACACCCACCCAGATAGACACGGCTCCGCCTGTCACCCGTAGCGGAGGATCGTCCACCGGCCGCGCCGGCGACAAGATCTTCGCCGGGCTCTCCAAGGGCTCCGGCATCCTGCTCCTGGTGATCATGGCGTCGATCGCCGTCTTCCTCACCTACCGCGCCTCGATCGCCCTGTCGAAGAACGAGGGGAACTTCCTCACCACCTTCGACTGGAACGCGTCGGCCAACCCGCCCGTCTTCGGCATCGCCGTCCTGCTCTTCGGCACCGTCGTCAGCTCGATCATCGCGATGGCCATCGCGGTTCCGATCGCCGTCGGCATCGCCCTGTTCATCTCGCACTACGCGCCGCGCAAGCTGGCCGCGCCCCTCGCGTACGTCGTCGACCTGCTGGCCGCCGTACCGTCGATCATCTACGGCATCTGGGGCGCCCTGTTCCTCGTGCCGCAGCTGAACGGCCTGAACCTCTGGCTCGACGAGTACCTCGGCTGGACCTACGTCTTCGACAAGACCCAGGTCGGCGTCGCCCGTTCGCTCTTCACCGTCGGCATCCTGCTCGCGATCATGATCCTGCCGATCGTGACCAGCGTCAGCCGTGAGGTCTTCCTCCAGGTCCCGCGCATGAACGAGGAGGCCGCCCTGGCCCTCGGCGCGACCCGCTGGGAGGTCATCCGCATGTCGGTCCTGCCGTTCGGCCGCTCCGGCGTCATCTCCGCCTCGATGCTCGGCCTCGGCCGCGCCCTCGGCGAGACCATGGCCGTCGCGACCGTCCTCTCCCCGAGCTTCCTGATCTCCGGCCACCTCCTGAACCCGGGTGGCGGCACCTTCGCGCAGAACATCGCCGCGAAGTTCGACGAGGCCAACGAGTTCGGCCGCGACGCGCTGATCGCCTCCGGTCTCGTCCTCTTCCTGCTCACCCTGCTGGTCAACGGTGCAGCCCGGCTGATCATCGCTCGCCGCAAGGACTTCTCGGGGGCGAACGCCTGA
- the pstA gene encoding phosphate ABC transporter permease PstA — MSHAIQDQQPTRARRSAAPAGLTRGGLPRWAPAGIAALSIALGCGIGLAFGLQSKVQWGLLAALLFIGITYAASAVIENRRQAKDRVATSLVWVCFVLAVIPLLSLMWTTVSRGLELLSGNFLSHSMNGVTSFDEGGGVYHALLGTIEQVALATLIAAPIGLLTAVYLVEYGKGRLAKSVTFFVDVMTGIPSIVAGLFILTTWNLMLGFGPSGFAGAMALSILMMPVVVRSTEEMLKLVPNELREAALALGVPKWRVILKVVLPTAIGGISTGVMLAVARIAGETAPIMLLVFGTQLINGNPFEGAQSSLPLYIWEQYKVGSEPSYDRAWAAALVLIAFVMILNLVARGIARWKAPKTGR; from the coding sequence ATGAGCCACGCAATCCAGGACCAGCAGCCCACCCGGGCCCGCAGGTCCGCCGCCCCCGCCGGCCTCACCCGTGGCGGCCTGCCCCGCTGGGCCCCGGCCGGCATCGCGGCCCTCTCGATCGCCCTCGGCTGCGGCATCGGCCTCGCCTTCGGCCTGCAGAGCAAGGTCCAGTGGGGGCTCCTCGCGGCCCTGCTGTTCATCGGCATCACGTACGCCGCCAGCGCGGTGATCGAGAACCGCCGCCAGGCCAAGGACCGTGTCGCGACCTCCCTCGTGTGGGTCTGCTTCGTCCTCGCGGTCATCCCGCTGCTCTCCCTGATGTGGACCACGGTCAGCCGCGGTCTGGAGCTCCTGAGCGGAAACTTCCTCAGCCACTCCATGAACGGCGTGACCAGCTTCGACGAGGGCGGCGGCGTCTACCACGCCCTGCTCGGCACCATCGAGCAGGTCGCCCTCGCCACGCTGATCGCGGCCCCCATCGGCCTGCTGACCGCCGTCTACCTGGTCGAGTACGGCAAGGGCCGCCTCGCCAAGTCCGTCACCTTCTTCGTCGACGTCATGACCGGCATCCCCTCCATCGTCGCGGGCCTGTTCATCCTGACGACCTGGAACCTGATGCTCGGCTTCGGCCCGTCCGGCTTCGCCGGCGCCATGGCCCTGTCGATCCTGATGATGCCGGTCGTGGTCCGCTCCACCGAGGAGATGCTCAAGCTCGTCCCGAACGAGCTGCGCGAGGCCGCCCTCGCCCTCGGTGTGCCGAAGTGGCGCGTGATCCTCAAGGTCGTGCTCCCGACCGCCATCGGCGGTATCTCCACCGGCGTGATGCTGGCCGTCGCCCGCATCGCCGGCGAGACCGCCCCGATCATGCTGCTGGTCTTCGGCACCCAGCTGATCAACGGCAACCCCTTCGAAGGCGCCCAGTCCTCGCTCCCCCTCTACATTTGGGAGCAGTACAAGGTCGGCAGTGAACCCTCCTACGACCGGGCATGGGCAGCAGCGCTCGTCCTGATCGCCTTCGTCATGATCCTCAATCTGGTGGCCCGCGGCATCGCCCGCTGGAAGGCCCCGAAGACCGGTCGCTGA
- the pstB gene encoding phosphate ABC transporter ATP-binding protein PstB — MAKRIDVSGLSAFYGTHKAIDDISMTVEPRSVTAFIGPSGCGKSTFLRTLNRMHEVTPGGRVEGKVLLDDENLYGSGVDPVAVRRTVGMVFQRPNPFPTMSIFDNVAAGLRLNGSFKKSELTDIVEKSLQGANLWNEVKDRLNKPGSGLSGGQQQRLCIARAIAVEPEVLLMDEPCSALDPISTLAIEDLIGELKERFTIVIVTHNMQQAARVSDRTAFFNLAAVGQPGKLIELDDTDRIFSNPSVQATEDYISGRFG; from the coding sequence ATGGCGAAGCGAATCGACGTCTCCGGACTGTCCGCCTTCTACGGCACCCACAAGGCCATCGACGACATCTCGATGACCGTGGAGCCCCGCTCCGTGACGGCCTTCATCGGCCCCTCCGGCTGCGGCAAGTCCACCTTCCTGCGCACCCTCAACCGCATGCACGAGGTCACCCCCGGCGGCCGCGTCGAGGGCAAGGTCCTGCTGGACGACGAGAACCTGTACGGCAGCGGCGTGGACCCCGTCGCGGTCCGCCGCACGGTCGGCATGGTCTTCCAGCGCCCGAACCCCTTCCCCACCATGTCGATCTTCGACAACGTGGCGGCGGGCCTGCGGCTCAACGGCAGCTTCAAGAAGTCCGAGCTCACGGACATCGTCGAGAAGTCGCTCCAGGGCGCCAACCTCTGGAACGAGGTGAAGGACCGCCTGAACAAGCCCGGCTCCGGCCTCTCCGGCGGCCAGCAGCAGCGCCTGTGCATCGCCCGCGCCATCGCGGTCGAGCCCGAGGTCCTGCTGATGGACGAGCCCTGCTCGGCCCTGGACCCGATCTCCACCCTCGCGATCGAGGACCTGATCGGCGAGCTCAAGGAGCGCTTCACGATCGTCATCGTGACGCACAACATGCAGCAGGCGGCCCGTGTCTCGGACCGCACCGCCTTCTTCAACCTCGCGGCCGTCGGCCAGCCCGGCAAGCTCATCGAGCTCGACGACACGGACCGGATCTTCTCCAACCCGTCCGTCCAGGCGACCGAGGACTACATCTCGGGTCGCTTCGGCTAG
- a CDS encoding inorganic phosphate transporter, protein MDTFALVVTIGVALGFTYTNGFHDSANAIATSVSTRALTPRAALAMAAVMNLAGAFLGSGVAKTVSQGLIETPTGSTGMWILFAALVGAIVWNLITWYFGLPSSSSHALFGGMVGAALAGGTEVIWSGVLDKVVIPMFVSPVVGLVAGYLVMVAILWMFRRSNPHKAKHGFRIAQTVSAAAMALGHGLQDAQKTMGIVVMALVIADVQSADAPIPVWVKVVCAVMLSLGTYAGGWRIMRTLGRKIIELDPPQGFAAETTGASIMFGSAYLFHAPISTTHVITSAIMGVGATKRVNAVRWGVAKNIILGWFITMPAAAVVAALCFWLVDLAFV, encoded by the coding sequence GTGGACACCTTTGCTCTGGTCGTGACCATCGGTGTCGCGCTCGGCTTCACGTATACGAACGGTTTCCACGACTCGGCGAACGCGATCGCGACGTCCGTCTCGACGCGGGCGCTGACCCCGCGCGCGGCGCTGGCGATGGCGGCCGTGATGAACCTCGCCGGTGCCTTCCTGGGCAGTGGCGTGGCCAAGACGGTCAGCCAGGGCCTGATCGAGACGCCCACGGGTTCCACGGGCATGTGGATCCTCTTCGCGGCGCTGGTCGGTGCGATCGTCTGGAACCTGATCACCTGGTACTTCGGGCTGCCCTCGTCGTCCTCGCACGCGCTGTTCGGCGGCATGGTCGGCGCGGCGCTGGCCGGCGGGACGGAGGTGATCTGGTCGGGAGTCCTCGACAAGGTCGTCATCCCGATGTTCGTCTCGCCCGTCGTCGGTCTGGTCGCCGGTTACCTGGTGATGGTGGCCATCCTGTGGATGTTCCGCCGGTCCAACCCGCACAAGGCGAAGCACGGCTTCCGTATCGCGCAGACGGTGTCCGCGGCCGCGATGGCGCTCGGCCACGGTCTGCAGGACGCGCAGAAGACGATGGGCATCGTCGTGATGGCCCTGGTCATCGCCGACGTGCAGAGCGCCGACGCGCCGATCCCGGTCTGGGTCAAGGTCGTGTGCGCGGTGATGCTGTCGCTGGGTACGTACGCGGGTGGCTGGCGCATCATGCGTACGCTCGGCCGCAAGATCATCGAGCTGGACCCGCCGCAGGGCTTCGCGGCGGAGACCACGGGTGCCTCGATCATGTTCGGTTCGGCGTACCTCTTCCACGCGCCGATCTCCACCACCCACGTGATCACCTCGGCGATCATGGGTGTGGGTGCGACCAAGCGTGTGAACGCGGTCCGCTGGGGCGTCGCCAAGAACATCATCCTCGGCTGGTTCATCACGATGCCGGCTGCGGCCGTGGTCGCCGCGTTGTGCTTCTGGCTCGTGGACCTGGCCTTCGTGTAG
- a CDS encoding DUF47 domain-containing protein, with protein MRFRLTPRETSFYDMFAASADNIVTGSKLLMELLGADSSARAEIAERMRAAEHAGDDATHAIFHQLNSSFITPFDREDIYNLASSLDDIMDFMEEAVDLVVLYNVEELPKGVEQQIEVLARAAELTAEAMPHLRTMDNLTEYWIEVNRLENQADQIHRKLLAQLFNGKYDAIEVLKLKQIVDVLEEAADAFEHVANTVETIAVKES; from the coding sequence GTGCGATTTCGTCTGACCCCCAGGGAGACGAGCTTCTACGACATGTTCGCCGCATCCGCGGACAACATCGTCACGGGCTCCAAGCTCCTGATGGAACTGCTCGGAGCGGACTCCTCCGCCCGGGCCGAGATCGCGGAGCGGATGCGGGCAGCGGAGCACGCGGGAGACGACGCCACCCACGCGATCTTCCACCAGCTGAACTCCTCCTTCATCACGCCGTTCGACCGCGAGGACATCTACAACCTGGCCTCGTCGCTCGACGACATCATGGACTTCATGGAGGAGGCCGTCGATCTCGTCGTCCTCTACAACGTGGAGGAGCTCCCCAAGGGTGTCGAGCAGCAGATCGAGGTGCTGGCGCGTGCGGCCGAGCTGACCGCCGAGGCCATGCCGCACCTGCGGACGATGGACAACCTGACCGAGTACTGGATCGAGGTCAACCGCCTTGAGAACCAGGCGGACCAGATCCACCGCAAGCTGCTCGCCCAGCTCTTCAACGGCAAGTACGACGCCATCGAGGTGCTGAAGCTCAAGCAGATCGTCGACGTGCTCGAAGAGGCGGCCGACGCGTTCGAGCACGTCGCGAACACGGTGGAGACCATCGCGGTCAAGGAGTCCTGA
- a CDS encoding metal-sensitive transcriptional regulator, producing the protein MTTIEAEGSGAVHGYHHQKDEHLKRLRRIEGQIRGLQRLVDEDVYCIDILTQVSASTKALQSFALQLLEEHLRHCVADAAVKGGTEIDAKVEEATKAIARLLRT; encoded by the coding sequence ATGACGACCATCGAGGCGGAGGGCTCCGGAGCCGTCCACGGCTACCACCACCAGAAGGACGAGCACCTCAAGCGGCTGCGCCGGATCGAGGGCCAGATCCGGGGCCTCCAGCGGCTCGTCGACGAGGACGTCTACTGCATCGACATACTCACCCAGGTCTCGGCGAGCACGAAGGCACTGCAGTCCTTCGCGCTCCAGCTGCTGGAGGAGCACCTGCGGCACTGCGTCGCCGACGCCGCGGTCAAGGGCGGCACCGAGATCGACGCCAAGGTCGAGGAAGCCACCAAGGCCATCGCCCGCCTCCTGCGCACCTGA
- a CDS encoding phosphatase PAP2 family protein encodes MAGLTTGGPNVDVSLLYQINGAARHAPAWLDRVVSLAGEYGILLALVLLVLWCWRGARRQDEAAAVESFAALVWAPLAAATALLVNVPLREFVGRPRPFRQHEGLQVLDPAFGWGLGRTEFSFVSGHTTVAMALGVGLFVANRKLGLLGLGLAFAEGLCRVYMGIHYPTDVIGGLALGTAVVLVFAPLAMAALTPVVRALARSRRGGRLVRAGNAVLPRPVGLPQAQTPPAGQRTHESDLAA; translated from the coding sequence ATGGCTGGACTCACAACAGGTGGGCCGAACGTGGATGTCAGCCTGCTGTACCAGATCAACGGGGCGGCCCGGCATGCTCCGGCGTGGCTGGACCGGGTCGTGAGCCTGGCCGGCGAGTACGGGATCCTGCTGGCCCTGGTGCTCCTGGTCCTGTGGTGCTGGCGTGGTGCCCGCCGGCAGGACGAGGCCGCCGCCGTCGAGTCCTTCGCCGCGCTCGTCTGGGCCCCGCTGGCCGCCGCGACGGCGCTGCTCGTCAATGTGCCCCTGCGTGAATTCGTGGGGCGGCCGCGGCCGTTCCGCCAGCACGAGGGCCTGCAGGTGCTCGATCCCGCCTTCGGCTGGGGGCTCGGACGCACCGAGTTCTCCTTCGTCAGCGGTCACACCACCGTCGCGATGGCGCTGGGCGTGGGCCTGTTCGTGGCGAACCGGAAGCTTGGCCTCCTGGGTCTCGGGCTGGCCTTCGCCGAGGGCCTGTGCCGGGTCTACATGGGCATCCACTACCCGACCGACGTCATCGGCGGCCTCGCCCTCGGCACCGCGGTGGTGCTCGTGTTCGCGCCGCTCGCCATGGCGGCGCTGACCCCGGTGGTGCGGGCGCTGGCCCGGTCCCGGCGCGGTGGCCGGCTCGTACGGGCCGGGAACGCCGTGCTGCCCCGTCCGGTCGGGCTCCCGCAGGCACAGACCCCGCCCGCGGGGCAGCGTACGCACGAGAGCGATCTCGCCGCCTGA
- a CDS encoding NlpC/P60 family protein, translated as MRKFWMASGLGISACLTFVALLVVGTYSAAAGMAGGGRQGAVGLVKGSVPAIYQPLVEKWGNLCPALNPALLAAQLYTESGWKPDVVSHADARGIAQFIPGTWAMYGIDGDGDGDRDIWDPKDAIPSAASYDCQLAKDVAQVPGDRSDNMLAAYNAGPYRVIKAGGVPPISETQGYVKSIRALEKSFARPVGRVAPSQQAAGAIYFAQKQLGTPYLWGGNGTPDQDGRFDCSGLTKAAYETVGIELPRVANDQYNAGAHPSRDQLLPGDLVFFSDDLTNSREIRHVGLYVGGGYMINAPYTGAVIRFDKIDTPDYFGATRVTRDGAEALPERSAAGRGA; from the coding sequence GTGCGCAAGTTCTGGATGGCAAGCGGGCTCGGAATCAGTGCGTGTCTGACCTTCGTCGCGCTGCTGGTCGTCGGCACCTACTCGGCGGCGGCGGGGATGGCGGGCGGCGGCAGGCAGGGCGCCGTCGGACTGGTCAAGGGGTCGGTTCCGGCGATCTATCAGCCGTTGGTGGAGAAGTGGGGAAACCTTTGCCCCGCGCTCAACCCGGCGCTGCTGGCGGCGCAGCTCTACACGGAGAGCGGCTGGAAGCCCGATGTGGTCAGCCACGCCGACGCGCGTGGTATCGCCCAGTTCATCCCTGGCACCTGGGCCATGTACGGGATAGACGGCGACGGTGACGGCGATCGTGACATCTGGGATCCCAAGGACGCCATCCCCTCGGCGGCCTCGTATGACTGCCAACTCGCCAAGGACGTAGCCCAGGTACCGGGTGATCGCTCCGACAATATGCTCGCTGCCTACAACGCCGGTCCCTACCGGGTGATCAAGGCCGGGGGGGTGCCGCCGATCAGCGAGACGCAGGGCTATGTGAAGTCCATCCGGGCCCTGGAGAAGAGCTTCGCGCGGCCCGTCGGGCGGGTGGCACCCTCGCAACAGGCCGCCGGGGCCATCTACTTCGCGCAGAAGCAGCTGGGGACGCCCTATCTGTGGGGCGGGAACGGGACGCCCGATCAGGACGGGCGGTTCGACTGTTCCGGGTTGACCAAGGCCGCGTACGAGACCGTGGGGATCGAGTTGCCGCGTGTGGCGAACGATCAGTACAACGCCGGGGCGCATCCTTCGCGCGATCAACTCCTGCCCGGCGACCTGGTCTTCTTCTCCGATGATCTGACGAACTCTCGGGAGATCCGGCACGTGGGGCTCTACGTCGGCGGCGGATACATGATCAACGCCCCCTACACCGGTGCCGTGATCCGGTTCGACAAGATCGACACCCCGGACTATTTCGGCGCTACGCGGGTGACCAGGGATGGTGCCGAGGCGCTCCCGGAGCGGTCCGCCGCCGGTCGGGGCGCATAG
- a CDS encoding serine/threonine-protein kinase — MEALRDTDPAHIGAQVLLARLGAGGMGQVYLGRSPGGRLVAIKVIKEEITGHPEALARFRREAETVRAVRSAYTANLIDASLAAPPYWLATEYVAGPTLSHAVRAYGALPAGACRRLFAALAEGLASVHAYGVTHRDLKPQNVILGVQGPQLIDFGIAKGVADTALTQAGAAPGTPGYTAPEVLLRGDVANAADVFALGATIAYAATGRAPYGTGDPTTVNFRAVHGEIDVEGVEPHLAALVKACVATEPGARPGPAEIIRRCAVDSALVDDPVYAALTATAGGAAAQLPGLPSTIGPGLPAGSGYVPTYVPADQDRAHGQDRGEVRGTGLWRLPRWALAAVGGLVVVGLATGGYLFLQGDDGKEAARGGPGAAGTPAGPTGSGQPASSPSAPSQGGSGDSGAVPDHIEPNKVSRDLWTSGGGCALPAEERAEFLLGSVVDADDPTAQTITGKAKIRVYLKPHNTENGAYVVSVGVKPPHEIDESTQRPFEYVKDYNHGIGYVSKPVDLKDQATGGQVELTYPDDFTTQLVDNQGTAKKFPAIPLANDPGDWTVLFYRVRSVKEYSSVYCTGFPVK, encoded by the coding sequence ATGGAGGCCCTGAGAGACACGGATCCGGCGCACATCGGGGCGCAGGTGCTGTTGGCCCGGCTCGGTGCCGGTGGCATGGGGCAGGTGTACCTCGGGCGGTCACCGGGGGGCCGGCTGGTCGCCATCAAGGTGATCAAGGAAGAGATCACCGGGCACCCGGAGGCCCTTGCGCGGTTTCGCCGGGAGGCGGAGACGGTCCGCGCCGTGCGCTCCGCCTACACGGCGAACCTGATCGACGCGTCACTGGCGGCGCCGCCTTACTGGCTGGCCACCGAGTACGTGGCCGGCCCCACCTTGAGCCACGCGGTGCGTGCGTACGGCGCCCTGCCCGCGGGCGCGTGCCGCAGGCTGTTCGCGGCCCTCGCGGAGGGACTTGCGAGCGTGCACGCGTACGGGGTCACGCACCGGGACCTCAAGCCGCAGAACGTCATCCTGGGTGTGCAGGGGCCGCAGCTCATCGACTTCGGCATCGCCAAGGGCGTGGCCGACACGGCTCTGACGCAGGCCGGCGCCGCCCCGGGTACGCCGGGCTACACGGCTCCCGAGGTGCTGCTGCGGGGTGATGTGGCGAACGCCGCGGACGTCTTCGCACTGGGCGCCACGATCGCCTATGCGGCGACGGGCCGGGCGCCGTACGGGACGGGGGACCCGACCACCGTCAACTTCCGAGCGGTTCACGGAGAGATCGACGTCGAGGGTGTGGAGCCGCACCTGGCCGCGCTCGTCAAGGCTTGTGTGGCGACGGAGCCGGGAGCCCGGCCCGGCCCTGCCGAGATCATCCGGCGCTGCGCGGTGGATTCGGCGCTGGTCGACGACCCGGTGTACGCGGCGCTGACGGCGACTGCGGGCGGAGCCGCCGCACAGCTGCCGGGGCTGCCGTCCACGATCGGGCCGGGGCTGCCGGCCGGCTCGGGCTACGTGCCGACGTATGTCCCCGCCGACCAGGATCGGGCCCATGGCCAGGACCGGGGGGAGGTGCGCGGCACCGGTCTGTGGCGGCTGCCGCGCTGGGCGCTCGCGGCCGTCGGCGGTCTGGTGGTGGTCGGCCTCGCCACGGGCGGCTATCTGTTCCTCCAGGGCGACGACGGCAAAGAGGCGGCGCGAGGCGGGCCGGGGGCAGCCGGCACTCCGGCCGGGCCGACCGGTTCCGGCCAGCCGGCTTCGAGTCCCTCCGCCCCCTCCCAGGGCGGTTCCGGTGACTCGGGGGCCGTTCCCGACCACATCGAGCCGAACAAGGTGTCGCGGGACCTGTGGACCAGTGGAGGGGGCTGCGCCCTTCCCGCTGAGGAGAGGGCGGAGTTCCTCTTGGGTTCAGTCGTCGACGCCGACGACCCGACTGCGCAGACGATCACGGGCAAGGCCAAGATCCGTGTGTATCTGAAGCCGCACAACACGGAGAACGGTGCCTACGTCGTCTCCGTCGGGGTCAAGCCTCCCCATGAGATCGACGAGAGCACCCAGCGCCCGTTCGAGTACGTCAAGGACTACAACCACGGCATCGGTTATGTGAGCAAGCCCGTCGATCTCAAGGACCAGGCCACCGGCGGCCAGGTGGAACTCACGTATCCGGACGACTTCACCACGCAGCTCGTGGACAACCAGGGGACGGCGAAGAAGTTTCCGGCCATCCCGCTCGCCAACGACCCGGGTGACTGGACCGTGCTGTTCTACCGGGTCCGAAGTGTCAAGGAGTACAGCAGTGTCTATTGCACCGGCTTTCCGGTGAAATAG
- a CDS encoding thioesterase family protein translates to MGAAEGYEGFFERVDAGRFLATEYTRGPWDPGAQHAGPPAALLGRAVEERPGARTDMRIARITYEILRPVPIGELEVTTSVVRAGRGTEVVEAALAPAGGAPVMLARALRIRVAEEAVPSVVPGPQLPPPGEVEVTPFFPVPWETGYHSAMETRFTEGAFVELGPGTCWMRMRVPLVAGEEIRPLDRVLIAADSGNGISSVMDFGRYVFVNGDLTVHLHRHPVGEWACVEARTSVDAAGIGLADALLHDEKGPIGRSAQSLFVAPR, encoded by the coding sequence ATGGGTGCTGCCGAGGGGTACGAGGGATTCTTCGAGAGGGTCGACGCCGGGCGGTTCCTGGCCACCGAGTACACGCGGGGGCCGTGGGACCCGGGCGCGCAGCATGCCGGGCCGCCGGCCGCGTTGCTCGGGCGGGCCGTCGAGGAGCGGCCGGGGGCGCGGACGGACATGCGGATCGCCCGGATCACGTACGAGATCCTGCGCCCGGTGCCGATCGGCGAGCTGGAGGTCACCACCAGTGTGGTGCGGGCCGGTCGCGGGACCGAGGTGGTCGAGGCGGCTCTCGCGCCGGCGGGCGGCGCGCCGGTGATGCTGGCGCGGGCCCTGCGGATCCGGGTCGCGGAGGAGGCCGTGCCGTCCGTGGTCCCGGGGCCGCAGCTGCCGCCGCCGGGGGAGGTGGAGGTGACGCCCTTCTTCCCGGTGCCGTGGGAGACCGGCTACCACTCGGCGATGGAGACCCGGTTCACCGAGGGTGCCTTCGTCGAACTGGGCCCGGGTACCTGCTGGATGCGGATGAGGGTGCCGCTCGTCGCGGGGGAGGAGATCCGGCCGCTGGACCGGGTGCTGATCGCCGCCGACTCGGGCAACGGGATCAGCTCGGTGATGGACTTCGGGCGGTACGTCTTCGTCAACGGTGACCTGACCGTTCATCTGCACCGCCATCCGGTGGGCGAGTGGGCGTGCGTGGAGGCCCGTACGAGTGTGGACGCGGCCGGGATCGGGCTCGCGGACGCGCTGTTGCACGACGAGAAGGGGCCGATCGGGCGGAGCGCGCAGAGTTTGTTCGTGGCGCCGCGTTAG